GTGTAATCCGGCCGTTGTCGGTCAGACTGTTCCGTAAGTGAAGTAAGTGAATCGTGCTCTACACGTCACGTGCGCATGGCCGCGAAAATCATTTCTCGGATGCGGGCCGCGTGCGCGCGGATGTCGTCGTCAGGCGAAATCAGGGCAGAACCCTGGGCAGAAGTTGGCTTCCCGCCGCCTTTTCCCCCGACGCTGGCCAAATAGGTCGTAACCAGTTGCTGCATGTTGACGAGGCCCCTCGATTCACCCTGGACATATACCCGGTCTTTGACTTGCCCCACGAACACCACTGTCGCATCCTCCACCAACTGCGACACAGCTTTCTGCAACGCCTGAAATAGGGCTTTGCATTCCGCCACATCCGCACAGTCGACAAAACGCGCGACAATAAAGTGATGCTCAAGAATATCCGTCATGCCCGCTTCCACTTCTGTCTCTACGCGATACGTTGCAAGTGCCGTCTGCAAGCGCGCCGTCGTACGGCGAAGTTCCGCCTTCTCCGCGAGCTGTGCCTTGACGACCGACGGCAGATCAAGCCAATCGGTCGACAATTGGCTAGTCAACGCCTGCGTGACACGCACCCGTTCAGTGTAATCGCGCAGGGCACGCATCCCGCACACAAACGTCAAGCGCGTGGCGTTGCGCACCTTTTCTTGCTGGACGACCTTGAGCAAACCAATTTC
Above is a genomic segment from Alicyclobacillus acidoterrestris containing:
- a CDS encoding alanyl-tRNA editing protein — protein: MDKSRRLYYFDSHLRSFSAHIVSEQQRADGRFEVILSQSAFYPTSGGQPHDTGMLNDIPVVDVFVRDDEVIHVVEHSIPVGTSVVGEIDWQRRLDHMQHHCGQHILSAAFEQLFDLDTVGFHMSDDAVTVDIATPVLSEGDLARAEQLANHIIMENRPVSARFVQTSELSQFALRYPPKVTEDIRIVTIADFNDNACGGTHPKFTGEIGLLKVVQQEKVRNATRLTFVCGMRALRDYTERVRVTQALTSQLSTDWLDLPSVVKAQLAEKAELRRTTARLQTALATYRVETEVEAGMTDILEHHFIVARFVDCADVAECKALFQALQKAVSQLVEDATVVFVGQVKDRVYVQGESRGLVNMQQLVTTYLASVGGKGGGKPTSAQGSALISPDDDIRAHAARIREMIFAAMRT